In the Pseudonocardia sediminis genome, GTCAGCTCTGTCATGGCTGCGTCGTTCCTTCTCTCGAACGGGGGTCTGGTGGTCAGCTGGGCAGGGATCGGCGAGCGGCGGCCAGCTTGCCCGCGACGCTGCCGTCGATGACCTCACCGCCGACCTGGACGACCAGTCCGCCCAGGAGGCTCGGGTCGAGCTCGATCTGCAGGGAGATCGTGCGGCCGTAGATGCGGGCCAGGGTGTCGGCGAGCGTCGACTCCTGCTGTTCGGACAGCGCGACGGGCGTGCGGACCCTGGCCACCGACCGCCCGCGGCGGGCGGCGGCCAGATCGGCCAGCTCCTCCGCGGCGACGTCCAGGTGCCGTCCGCGCGGCAGGCGCAGCGTCTCGTTGAGCAGCGTCGAGGTCACCGGGGCCGCCTGGTTGCCGAGCACCCGGTCCAGCAGACCGATCCGGCCCTCGGCCGGCTCCGTGGTGTCGGCCAGCAGCCCCGCGAGCTCCGGCTGCTGGTCCAGGATGCGGCCGAAGCGGAACAGCTGGTCCTCGACGTCGTCGAGGGAGCCGTCCTTGTCGGCCACCGAGAGGGTGGCCTGCCGGGCCAGCGACTCGGCCGCGTCGACCAGGTTGATCGACGCGGACCACCGCGCCGTCACGAGACCGCGGACCAGGTCCATCGTCGGGGCCGAGAGCTGCCCGCCGAGCACCCGCTCGACGAGCTGGACCCGCGACTCCTCCGGGGAGGAGTCGTCCGCCAGGACCCGGCGCAGCTCCCGCTCACCGGCGAGCAGCCGGGTGACCGAGAACAGCTCTCCCGCCGTCGTCGACAGCTCCTCGGCCGAGGTGCGGTCGACGTAGGAGTCCAGCTGCTCGACCAGGGTCGCCAGGGACTTGCGGCTCGACGGCTGCAGGACGGCCACCATCAGCTCGCTCCGGTCCGCTGGCCGGTCATCCCGCCGAGCTCACCCAGGAACGAGTCGATCGTGGCCGAACGACGCGAGTCGTCGGCCAGCGAGTCACCCAGCAGGCGTTCGGCCAGCTGGACCGACAGCCCGCCGACCTCGCCACGGAGGTTGCGCTCGGCCTGCTCGCGGGCAGCAGCGATCTGCTCCTCGCCACGGGCCTTGATCCGCGCGACCTCCTGCTCGGCCTCTTCCCGCAGCTCGGTCTTGATCTGCTGGCCCTCGGCACGGGCGTCGTCGCGGATGCGCGCCGCCTCGGCCCGCAGGCCCGCCAGCTGCTCCTCGTACTGCTTCTTGAGCTGGTCGGCCTGTTCCTGCGTCTCCTGCGCGCGCTTGAGGCCGCCCTCGATCGCGTCCGTGCGCTCCTCGTACATCGCCTCGAAGCGCGGGACCGCGAACTTCCAGAGCACGAAGAGCAGGATCGCGAACGCCACGACGCCGAGGACGAGCTCGTCGACGTGCGGGAGAATCGGCAGTGGTTCCTCGGCGGCGAGAATCAAATCCACCGTGTGTCCTTCCCAGAAGTGGCCGCCCGTGACGGGACCGGCATGGAGATGCTCAGCCGCCCTGGGCGATGAAGAACAGGACCAGGCCGATCAGCATGACGAGCTCGGCGAGAACGAACGTCGTCCAGCCGATACCCATGAGCTGGCCACGGGCCTCCGGCTGACGGGCGGTGCCGCTGATGACGGCGGACCAGATCAGGCCCACGCCGATGCCGGCGCCGATGGCGCTGGCGCCGAAGCCGATGGCCGCGAGGCCCGGGTTGATGTTGGCGGCCTCCTGGGCCAGAACCATTGCGCTCACTTCAGGTTTCCTTCCGTCGGGTCCGCGGGAAGCGGGGTCGTTCGGTGAATCGTGCCGGGGAGTACCGGCGGATCGGATCGGCGCCGGGTGGCGCCGGGGTCTAGTGGTCCTCCGAGATCGCCGCACCGATGAACACGGCGGCGAGCAGGGCGAAGACGTAGGCCTGGATGACCTGGACGAGCGCCTCCAGGAACGTGAACGCGATGCCGGCGACGAACGCGAACGGTCCGGCGATCACCAGTGCCCCACCGGCGGTGATCAGGAACGCCGAGGCCACCGCGGTCAGCGCGATGATGAGGTGCCCGGCGAACATGGCCGCGAACACACGCAGGGCCAGCGAGAGCGGCTGGACCACGAACTTCTGCAGCAGCTCGATCACGATGATCAGCGGCGCGATGAAGACCGGGACGCCCGGCGGCAGTGCGGCGTGCTTGATGTAGCCCGCGAAGCCGTGCTTCTTGAACCCGGCGTAGTGGTAGAAGACGTAGACGAACAGCGCCAGCGACAGCGGGAAGCCGATCCGCGACAGCGTCGGGAACTGGATCACCGGCACGATCGCGAACAGGTTGTTCACCAGGATGAAGCTGAACAGGCCCAGGATCAGCGGGATGAACCTCTTGAAGTCCTGCGAGCCGATCTGGTCGCGCGCCATCGTGTTGCGCGGGATGTCGTAGAAGGACTCCAGTGCGAACTGGCCCTTGCTCGGTACCAGCGACAGCTTGCGTGTGCCGAGCGTGAACACCGCAACGATGATCACCAGCGAGAGCACGGCCAGCACCATCGGCTTGGTGACCGAGCCGAAGATCGGCGGGTACTCGAAAAGGCTCGCGCCGGGAGGCGTGAACTCTTCGGCCGCCAGTACTAACGTGCCCAATGGGGGTCCTTCCGGTGCTCCCGTCCCGTGGTCGTACGGAACGGAGGATCGCCTGCAAGGTGCCTCGTGACGCGATGTCTCCGGATGCCCGGACGTCAGAGCCGGGAGTCACCCACATCGCCGATGCCGGGATGCTATCAGCCGTTCTTCTACGCCGTGTCGTGGGCTGGCACGCGACTCACCAGCACCTTCGCGCCTTGCAACGATCTTGGCGACCC is a window encoding:
- a CDS encoding F0F1 ATP synthase subunit delta, producing MVAVLQPSSRKSLATLVEQLDSYVDRTSAEELSTTAGELFSVTRLLAGERELRRVLADDSSPEESRVQLVERVLGGQLSAPTMDLVRGLVTARWSASINLVDAAESLARQATLSVADKDGSLDDVEDQLFRFGRILDQQPELAGLLADTTEPAEGRIGLLDRVLGNQAAPVTSTLLNETLRLPRGRHLDVAAEELADLAAARRGRSVARVRTPVALSEQQESTLADTLARIYGRTISLQIELDPSLLGGLVVQVGGEVIDGSVAGKLAAARRSLPS
- a CDS encoding F0F1 ATP synthase subunit B, with the translated sequence MDLILAAEEPLPILPHVDELVLGVVAFAILLFVLWKFAVPRFEAMYEERTDAIEGGLKRAQETQEQADQLKKQYEEQLAGLRAEAARIRDDARAEGQQIKTELREEAEQEVARIKARGEEQIAAAREQAERNLRGEVGGLSVQLAERLLGDSLADDSRRSATIDSFLGELGGMTGQRTGAS
- a CDS encoding ATP F0F1 synthase subunit C; translated protein: MSAMVLAQEAANINPGLAAIGFGASAIGAGIGVGLIWSAVISGTARQPEARGQLMGIGWTTFVLAELVMLIGLVLFFIAQGG
- the atpB gene encoding F0F1 ATP synthase subunit A — its product is MGTLVLAAEEFTPPGASLFEYPPIFGSVTKPMVLAVLSLVIIVAVFTLGTRKLSLVPSKGQFALESFYDIPRNTMARDQIGSQDFKRFIPLILGLFSFILVNNLFAIVPVIQFPTLSRIGFPLSLALFVYVFYHYAGFKKHGFAGYIKHAALPPGVPVFIAPLIIVIELLQKFVVQPLSLALRVFAAMFAGHLIIALTAVASAFLITAGGALVIAGPFAFVAGIAFTFLEALVQVIQAYVFALLAAVFIGAAISEDH